Proteins encoded in a region of the Anoxybacillus amylolyticus genome:
- a CDS encoding alanine/ornithine racemase family PLP-dependent enzyme has protein sequence MRTVLTPRVEIDLHKILHNASVLKKLYEEKGIRVTAVVKGVGASIEIAKTLVESGITSLADTKISRLRRLKTARLNATLMLLRTPALSEVASVVQVADISMNTELDVIRALANEAVKQQKKHSIILMIEMGDLREGIMPEDLPAVIEEVLKLPNIQLVGLGTNFACFGGVIPTEQKMREFSSLVKQVQKQFSLFLPYVSGGNSANYYWVKQTKDAGMVNHIRLGESIFLGRETVNGTPIPELYQDAFCLVAEVIEAKSKPSVPFGERGRNAFGESITFGDRGLIRRAIVGIGRQDVFVPGLTPVLPIDILGASSDHIILDTKNVEIKIGDEVKFTLDYGALISVMTSPYVYKKYLPERSHYSKSRTSA, from the coding sequence ATGAGAACAGTGCTCACTCCAAGGGTGGAAATTGACTTGCACAAAATTCTTCATAATGCTAGCGTGCTAAAAAAATTATATGAAGAAAAAGGGATTCGAGTGACAGCGGTCGTCAAAGGAGTAGGCGCTAGTATCGAGATTGCGAAAACGCTTGTAGAGAGCGGGATTACGAGCTTAGCCGATACAAAAATTTCCCGCCTCCGACGATTAAAAACGGCGCGTTTGAATGCGACGCTCATGTTGCTAAGGACGCCAGCATTAAGCGAAGTAGCGTCAGTCGTTCAAGTTGCCGACATTAGTATGAACACAGAACTAGACGTGATTCGTGCATTGGCAAACGAAGCAGTAAAGCAACAAAAGAAACATTCGATTATTTTAATGATCGAAATGGGTGACTTGCGCGAAGGGATTATGCCAGAAGATTTGCCAGCGGTTATCGAAGAAGTGTTAAAGTTACCAAACATTCAGCTTGTCGGTCTTGGCACGAATTTCGCTTGCTTTGGCGGCGTGATTCCGACTGAGCAAAAAATGCGTGAATTTTCTTCGCTCGTTAAACAAGTCCAAAAGCAATTTTCGTTATTTCTCCCGTACGTTTCAGGAGGAAACTCTGCTAATTACTATTGGGTGAAACAAACAAAAGATGCCGGAATGGTAAACCATATTCGCCTTGGCGAATCGATTTTTTTAGGGCGGGAAACAGTGAACGGCACCCCGATTCCCGAGCTATATCAAGATGCGTTTTGCTTAGTAGCGGAAGTGATTGAAGCAAAATCGAAGCCATCTGTTCCATTTGGGGAGCGAGGGCGAAACGCGTTTGGCGAATCGATTACGTTTGGCGACCGTGGACTTATCCGGCGTGCCATCGTTGGAATTGGGCGACAAGATGTCTTCGTTCCAGGGTTAACACCGGTATTGCCGATAGACATCCTTGGGGCAAGCAGCGACCATATTATTCTTGATACGAAAAATGTCGAGATAAAGATCGGGGATGAAGTAAAATTCACCCTCGATTACGGTGCGCTTATTTCGGTTATGACATCTCCTTATGTTTATAAAAAATATTTGCCTGAACGAAGCCACTATTCCAAAAGTCGAACGTCGGCATAA